The following are from one region of the Gemmatimonadota bacterium genome:
- a CDS encoding NAD-dependent malic enzyme, translated as MSPLSAPRGYDLLRNPHLNRGSAFTLEERDAYGLHGLLPARVFTLEEQVQRTLLNLRRTATPLGKYITLARLMDRNQTVYYRALIDHISELMPIVYTPTVGEACEHFGEIFGRPRGLYITARDRGRVREVLANWPVRDVDVLVVTDGERILGLGDLGAQGMGIPLGKLALYTACAGIDPTRCLPVMFDVGTDNVALRESTFYPGIAEPRLRGAAYAELAEEFVDAVREVFPSALLQWEDFATDNAFRLLAAHRNRIRSFNDDIQGTAAVTLAGLYSACRALGGALRDQQVLFYGAGAAATGIGELIVKAMMEDGLPEAEARRRCWFLDSKGLVESSRSDLQPHKLPFAHDHPTIATLEAAVRTLRPTALIGVAAQSRAFSEPVITAMAEVTARPIIFALSNPTSKAECTSEEAYRWTGGRALFASGSPAAPVSLDGQDFVPRQANNVYIFPGLGLGVVATQATAVSDGMFLAAARALAATVSPHDLSQGALFPALETIRTTSVAIASAVVRVALEEGLATVEVPDDIESWVADRMYQPIYPAIPSDRRKPALVGS; from the coding sequence ATGTCCCCGCTTTCTGCACCTCGTGGTTACGACCTGCTCCGCAATCCGCACCTGAACCGCGGTAGCGCCTTTACGCTGGAGGAACGCGACGCCTACGGCCTCCACGGCCTGCTGCCGGCGCGCGTCTTCACGCTCGAGGAGCAGGTCCAGCGGACGCTGCTCAACCTGCGCCGCACCGCGACGCCGCTCGGCAAGTACATCACGCTGGCGCGGCTCATGGATCGCAACCAGACGGTGTACTACCGCGCGCTGATCGACCACATCAGCGAATTGATGCCGATCGTCTATACCCCCACCGTCGGAGAGGCCTGCGAACACTTCGGCGAGATCTTCGGCCGACCGCGCGGTCTCTACATTACCGCCCGGGATCGTGGCCGGGTCCGCGAAGTCCTGGCGAACTGGCCCGTCCGCGATGTCGACGTGCTGGTCGTGACCGATGGCGAACGGATCCTCGGCCTCGGCGATCTTGGCGCGCAGGGGATGGGCATCCCGCTCGGCAAACTGGCGCTGTACACGGCCTGTGCCGGGATCGATCCGACCCGTTGCCTCCCGGTGATGTTCGATGTCGGCACCGACAACGTCGCGCTGCGCGAATCGACCTTCTACCCGGGCATCGCCGAGCCGCGACTGCGCGGCGCGGCCTATGCCGAGCTCGCGGAAGAGTTCGTCGACGCGGTCCGCGAGGTCTTCCCGAGCGCGCTGCTCCAGTGGGAGGATTTCGCCACCGACAACGCCTTCCGCCTGCTTGCGGCCCACCGCAATCGCATCCGTTCCTTCAATGACGACATCCAGGGGACGGCGGCCGTCACGCTCGCGGGCCTCTACTCGGCGTGTCGTGCGCTCGGCGGGGCGCTTCGCGACCAGCAGGTGCTCTTCTACGGCGCCGGCGCGGCCGCCACCGGGATCGGTGAATTGATCGTGAAGGCGATGATGGAGGACGGGCTGCCCGAGGCCGAGGCGAGGCGGCGCTGCTGGTTCCTCGACTCGAAGGGGCTGGTGGAGTCGTCCCGCAGCGACCTCCAGCCGCACAAGCTGCCGTTCGCGCACGACCACCCCACGATTGCCACACTCGAGGCGGCGGTCCGCACCCTCAGGCCGACGGCACTGATCGGCGTGGCGGCGCAGTCACGCGCGTTCTCGGAGCCGGTGATCACGGCGATGGCCGAGGTGACGGCGCGGCCGATCATCTTTGCGCTGTCGAATCCGACGTCGAAGGCGGAGTGCACCTCGGAAGAGGCGTATCGGTGGACCGGGGGGCGTGCGCTCTTTGCGAGCGGCTCCCCGGCGGCGCCGGTTTCGCTTGACGGGCAGGACTTTGTCCCACGACAGGCCAACAATGTCTACATCTTCCCGGGTCTGGGGTTGGGTGTCGTGGCCACGCAGGCCACCGCGGTGAGCGACGGGATGTTCCTCGCGGCCGCCCGGGCACTCGCGGCCACGGTCAGTCCGCACGACCTCTCGCAGGGCGCGCTCTTTCCTGCGCTCGAGACGATTCGCACCACCTCCGTCGCCATCGCGTCGGCTGTCGTGCGCGTGGCCCTCGAGGAAGGGTTGGCGACGGTCGAAGTCCCCGACGACATCGAGTCGTGGGTGGCCGACCGGATGTACCAACCGATCTACCCGGCCATTCCGTCGGACCGGCGGAAGCCCGCGCTCGTCGGCAGCTGA
- a CDS encoding MFS transporter, producing MVNLLNYLDRNVIFALFEPIKRDLMLTDTQLGWLGSAYILVFSIAALPLGVLSDLRSRKTVIAGGVAIWSAFTALGGLVRSFWQLFICRAAVGIGEAAFGPASSSMVADYFPGKKRPVAMAILSAGIPVGGVLGLLLGGWLESIYGWRVAFMAVGLPGFLCAVLVTRLVDPTRTETPMTFRSFMAELEIGVRGFIRQFLALIVLTTAGLIAAWILTIRYGADSKADAAVLAGAVAVGLALTIYRWVRLVRSDRREETPFTPELESAVDDLVHAGRLVLATPTLVYVFLAGAAISFGMNGIVGWGPTYMTRTFTLTSAEGAALLGKWGLLSGTLGALAGGFIAEYLSKFTNRARVITVSLGLVIGGPLAIWLMTVRDLDTFIPIFVVAFFCLSWYNGPMAAVIFDVVPARIGATVIGAYLLFIHLAGDAIALPLIGALSDRFGLDRAVLLLPTVALIGGVVMLGALRTVTRDMQRVAVAD from the coding sequence GTGGTCAACCTGCTCAACTACCTCGATCGCAACGTGATCTTCGCGTTGTTCGAGCCGATCAAGCGCGACCTGATGCTGACCGACACCCAGCTTGGCTGGCTCGGCTCGGCCTACATCCTGGTCTTCTCGATTGCCGCGCTCCCCCTCGGCGTGCTCAGCGACCTGCGCAGCCGCAAGACGGTCATCGCCGGTGGCGTCGCGATCTGGAGCGCCTTCACCGCCCTCGGCGGATTGGTGCGCTCCTTCTGGCAGCTGTTCATCTGCCGAGCGGCGGTCGGAATCGGCGAGGCCGCATTCGGGCCGGCGTCGTCGTCGATGGTCGCCGACTATTTCCCCGGCAAGAAGCGGCCGGTCGCCATGGCGATCCTCTCGGCGGGCATCCCCGTCGGCGGGGTGCTCGGCCTGCTGCTCGGCGGCTGGCTCGAGAGCATCTACGGCTGGCGCGTCGCCTTCATGGCGGTGGGGCTGCCCGGCTTCCTCTGCGCGGTGCTGGTAACGCGGCTCGTCGACCCGACACGCACCGAAACGCCGATGACCTTCCGTTCCTTCATGGCGGAACTGGAGATCGGGGTGCGCGGCTTCATTCGGCAATTCCTCGCGCTGATCGTGCTGACCACCGCGGGGCTCATCGCGGCGTGGATCCTCACCATCCGGTACGGCGCCGACTCGAAGGCCGATGCCGCCGTGCTCGCCGGCGCCGTCGCCGTGGGCCTGGCCCTGACGATCTACCGCTGGGTCCGGCTCGTGCGCAGCGATCGCCGCGAGGAGACGCCCTTCACGCCCGAGCTCGAGAGCGCGGTCGACGACCTCGTCCATGCCGGCCGGCTGGTGCTGGCGACCCCGACGCTGGTCTACGTCTTCCTCGCGGGCGCGGCGATCTCCTTCGGGATGAACGGCATCGTAGGCTGGGGACCGACCTACATGACCCGGACCTTCACGCTGACTTCGGCGGAAGGGGCGGCCCTCCTCGGCAAGTGGGGCCTTCTCTCCGGCACGCTCGGGGCGTTGGCGGGCGGCTTCATCGCGGAGTACCTGTCGAAGTTCACCAACCGGGCACGAGTGATCACCGTCTCGCTCGGGCTGGTGATTGGCGGCCCCCTCGCGATCTGGCTGATGACGGTCCGTGACCTCGACACCTTTATTCCGATCTTTGTAGTCGCCTTTTTCTGCCTCTCCTGGTACAACGGACCGATGGCCGCCGTCATTTTCGATGTCGTGCCGGCCCGAATCGGCGCCACGGTGATCGGCGCCTATCTTCTGTTCATCCATCTGGCGGGTGACGCCATTGCGCTGCCGCTCATCGGAGCGCTTTCGGATCGTTTTGGCCTGGATCGCGCCGTGCTGTTGCTCCCGACGGTTGCGTTGATCGGTGGTGTGGTGATGCTGGGAGCCCTCCGCACAGTGACCCGCGACATGCAGCGGGTGGCGGTTGCGGATTGA
- a CDS encoding TIGR00730 family Rossman fold protein translates to MSESKATSHPEQAHDLKTPRKPTQDENLLNIPLDEETLKIRRSSDSWRVLRILGEFVWGFENLQSVAGGVSIFGSARTKPDHPMYLAAEETARLFAKAGVPVITGGGPGIMEAANKGAFEAEGISIGCNIELPHEQRVNPYLTSSLDFKFFFVRKTMFVKYAIGFVVFPGGFGTLDELFESLTLIQTGKVTDFPVVLFGTEYWRGMVDWIHQRMVDDGYISTPELRLFTVTDDPQVVVKTIMDARDRLGITAVEF, encoded by the coding sequence ATGTCTGAGAGCAAGGCGACGAGCCATCCCGAGCAGGCGCACGACCTCAAGACTCCGCGCAAGCCGACGCAGGACGAGAACCTCCTCAACATTCCGCTCGACGAGGAGACGCTCAAGATCCGCCGCTCGTCCGACTCGTGGCGGGTGCTGCGCATCCTCGGCGAGTTCGTCTGGGGCTTCGAGAACCTGCAGTCGGTCGCGGGCGGCGTCTCGATCTTCGGCTCGGCGCGCACCAAGCCCGACCATCCGATGTACCTCGCTGCCGAGGAGACCGCGCGACTCTTCGCCAAGGCCGGCGTCCCGGTGATCACCGGCGGCGGGCCCGGCATCATGGAGGCCGCCAACAAGGGCGCCTTCGAGGCGGAGGGCATCTCGATCGGCTGCAACATCGAGCTGCCGCACGAGCAGCGGGTCAATCCGTACCTGACGTCGTCGCTCGACTTCAAGTTCTTCTTCGTGCGCAAGACGATGTTCGTCAAGTATGCGATCGGCTTCGTCGTCTTCCCGGGCGGCTTCGGCACGCTCGACGAGCTGTTCGAGTCCCTCACGCTCATCCAGACGGGCAAGGTCACCGACTTCCCGGTGGTGCTCTTCGGCACGGAGTACTGGCGCGGGATGGTGGACTGGATCCACCAGCGGATGGTGGACGACGGCTACATCTCGACCCCGGAACTTCGCCTCTTCACGGTCACCGACGACCCGCAGGTGGTGGTCAAGACGATCATGGACGCACGCGACCGCCTGGGCATCACGGCGGTGGAGTTCTGA
- a CDS encoding aminotransferase class V-fold PLP-dependent enzyme translates to MAAPLPHPLVSWRSEFPILERTTYLNSCSLGALSRASRRRIDAHLDQWELRGAANWYETWWGDLAELRSRLGALIGASASEIALHPSMSSILGVVASALDTSTRRRVVTTALDFPTVPYQWLPRDVDLVILESPDGISVPLEAFEAAVNDQTAMVITSHVYFTTGAIQDIAAIGEIASRHGALSFIDGYHGVGQLPVDVHAAGVDFYASGGLKWMLGGTGITFLYARAETTHELAPLASGWFAHRDQFAFDPRHFTPHDDARRFEAGTPPLLPVVTQLGGLDVLEAAGAETIRTVTSALTEDLIDAARAMGLTPKVAATPAWRSAIVMLPSNDPRRDVARLADAGFIVDARPGHVRVSPYFYNVADDHRAMLEAFRNV, encoded by the coding sequence ATGGCCGCCCCCCTCCCGCACCCCCTGGTGAGCTGGCGCTCCGAATTCCCCATTCTCGAGCGGACCACCTACCTCAATTCCTGCTCGCTCGGGGCGCTCTCGCGCGCCTCGCGCCGGCGGATTGACGCGCATCTCGACCAGTGGGAACTCCGCGGTGCCGCCAACTGGTACGAGACCTGGTGGGGCGACCTCGCCGAGTTGCGCAGCCGCCTCGGCGCGCTGATCGGTGCCAGCGCCAGCGAAATCGCCCTGCACCCTTCGATGTCGAGCATTCTCGGCGTGGTCGCTTCGGCGCTCGACACCAGCACCAGGCGGCGCGTGGTGACCACCGCCCTCGACTTCCCGACAGTGCCCTATCAGTGGCTGCCGCGGGACGTCGACCTGGTGATCCTGGAGAGTCCCGATGGCATCTCGGTGCCACTGGAGGCGTTCGAGGCGGCGGTCAACGACCAGACCGCGATGGTGATCACTTCGCACGTCTACTTCACCACCGGCGCGATCCAGGATATCGCCGCCATCGGCGAGATCGCTTCCCGTCACGGTGCGCTGTCGTTCATCGATGGGTATCACGGCGTCGGGCAGCTGCCGGTCGACGTGCACGCGGCCGGTGTCGACTTCTACGCCTCGGGCGGACTCAAGTGGATGCTGGGCGGCACCGGGATCACGTTCCTCTACGCGCGCGCCGAGACGACCCACGAGCTCGCGCCTCTGGCCAGCGGCTGGTTTGCGCACCGTGATCAGTTCGCCTTCGACCCGCGCCACTTCACGCCGCACGACGATGCCCGCCGCTTCGAAGCGGGGACGCCGCCATTGCTGCCAGTGGTGACGCAGCTGGGCGGGCTCGACGTGCTCGAGGCGGCCGGCGCCGAGACGATCCGCACGGTGACCTCCGCGCTCACCGAGGACCTGATCGACGCGGCGCGCGCGATGGGACTCACGCCGAAGGTCGCGGCCACCCCCGCATGGCGCAGCGCGATCGTCATGCTGCCCAGCAATGACCCGCGGCGCGATGTGGCACGGCTGGCGGATGCGGGCTTCATCGTGGATGCGCGGCCGGGCCATGTCCGCGTCTCCCCGTACTTCTACAACGTCGCCGATGACCATCGCGCGATGCTGGAGGCGTTCCGGAATGTCTGA
- a CDS encoding NAD(P)/FAD-dependent oxidoreductase, protein MPDRTARPHVVVIGGGFAGLYLARGLARAEVQVTLVDRRNHHLFQPMLYQVAAAALSPKDIAAPIRSILRNQANVEVLLAEVTRVDADARLVHLDVGTQLAYDYCVVATGARHSYFGHTEWERFAPGLKSVEDALDIRRRILIAFERAEREPDPAKRHQYLTFVVIGGGPTGVEMAGAIAEIRRFALSRDFRHIDPREATVMLVEGGPRLLPSYPPALSARAKADLRALGVEVRENTLVTGITAASVEAAGWVIPTTTVVWAAGNQASPLLKTLGAPLDSQGRALVEPDCTVPGHPELFVLGDAAAFLHQSGRSGPLPGVCPVAMQMGQYAASAIRNDLAGKARVPFSYWDKGQLAVIGRGHAVADLGKLTFAGVTAWMVWAFVHIFFLVSFRNRVMVLLEWMWSYVRYAPGARLITGETAEYAARVPGRR, encoded by the coding sequence ATGCCTGACCGCACCGCGCGTCCGCATGTCGTCGTGATCGGCGGCGGCTTCGCCGGGCTGTACCTGGCCCGGGGGCTCGCGCGCGCCGAGGTGCAGGTGACGCTGGTCGACCGGCGGAATCACCACCTCTTCCAGCCGATGCTCTATCAGGTCGCGGCGGCGGCGCTCTCGCCCAAGGACATTGCCGCCCCGATCCGCTCGATCCTCCGCAACCAGGCGAACGTCGAGGTGTTGCTCGCCGAGGTGACGCGCGTGGACGCCGACGCGCGCCTGGTCCACCTCGACGTCGGGACGCAACTGGCGTACGACTACTGCGTGGTGGCCACGGGCGCGCGCCACTCCTACTTCGGCCACACCGAGTGGGAGCGCTTTGCCCCGGGACTCAAGAGCGTCGAGGACGCACTCGACATCCGCCGGCGGATCCTGATCGCGTTCGAGCGCGCTGAGCGCGAGCCCGATCCCGCCAAGCGGCACCAGTACCTGACCTTCGTCGTGATCGGTGGTGGGCCGACCGGCGTCGAGATGGCGGGGGCGATCGCCGAGATTCGCCGCTTTGCACTCTCGCGCGACTTCCGGCACATCGATCCGCGTGAGGCCACCGTGATGTTGGTGGAGGGCGGGCCGCGCCTGCTGCCCTCTTATCCCCCCGCGCTCTCGGCGCGCGCCAAGGCCGACCTCCGGGCACTTGGCGTCGAAGTGCGCGAGAACACCCTGGTCACCGGCATCACCGCGGCGTCGGTCGAGGCCGCCGGCTGGGTGATTCCGACGACCACCGTGGTCTGGGCTGCCGGCAATCAGGCCTCGCCGCTGCTCAAGACGCTCGGCGCCCCGCTCGACAGCCAGGGTCGCGCCCTGGTCGAGCCCGACTGCACGGTACCCGGCCACCCGGAACTCTTCGTGCTGGGGGATGCCGCCGCGTTCCTGCACCAGAGCGGGCGGAGTGGCCCGCTCCCCGGCGTCTGTCCGGTGGCGATGCAGATGGGGCAGTACGCCGCGTCCGCGATCAGGAATGACCTCGCCGGCAAGGCACGCGTCCCGTTCTCGTATTGGGACAAGGGACAGCTGGCGGTGATCGGTCGCGGCCACGCCGTCGCCGATCTCGGCAAGCTCACCTTCGCCGGCGTGACGGCGTGGATGGTGTGGGCCTTCGTGCACATTTTCTTCCTCGTCTCGTTCCGCAACCGGGTGATGGTGCTGCTGGAATGGATGTGGTCGTACGTGCGCTATGCGCCTGGTGCCCGCCTCATCACCGGCGAAACGGCGGAATACGCCGCGCGAGTACCGGGGCGTCGGTGA
- the queG gene encoding tRNA epoxyqueuosine(34) reductase QueG — protein MTPPTLAEVQVEAARLGFVACGVASLEPSRRADALDAWLASGRAGTMRYLHRQAKKRKQPALVHPEARSAVMVLDNYAAASDEQPQPGDAFKVASYARGTDYHLVTLGRLLALKEWLISRGASFTSAWVDDGPVPERELAERAGLGWIGKNAMLINPRLGSWTFIGSVFTDLVIPADAAVDTDRCGSCTRCLDACPTEAIVAPRVLDATRCLSYLSIEYKPDPPPELDGRWAEWAFGCDICNSVCPWNEKFAEPTTIADFRRRPHPDRRDPAAFDTLDDAEFTRRYADSPLARPGLVRMRRNVRHATAGRQDAES, from the coding sequence GTGACGCCTCCCACGCTTGCCGAGGTGCAGGTCGAGGCGGCGCGTCTCGGCTTCGTCGCGTGCGGCGTGGCGTCGCTGGAGCCGAGCCGCCGCGCCGATGCGCTCGATGCGTGGCTTGCCAGCGGCCGTGCCGGCACCATGCGCTATCTCCATCGGCAGGCGAAGAAGCGGAAGCAGCCGGCGCTGGTTCACCCCGAGGCGCGCAGCGCGGTGATGGTGCTCGACAACTACGCCGCGGCCTCCGACGAACAGCCGCAGCCGGGCGATGCCTTCAAGGTGGCGTCCTACGCGCGCGGCACCGACTATCACCTGGTGACGCTCGGCCGCTTGCTGGCGCTGAAGGAGTGGCTGATCAGTCGCGGGGCCAGCTTCACCAGTGCGTGGGTCGATGACGGACCGGTCCCCGAGCGTGAACTGGCCGAACGCGCCGGCCTCGGCTGGATCGGCAAGAACGCCATGCTCATCAACCCGCGCCTTGGCTCGTGGACCTTCATCGGCTCGGTCTTCACCGATCTGGTCATTCCCGCGGACGCTGCGGTCGACACCGATCGCTGTGGCAGCTGCACCCGCTGCCTCGATGCCTGTCCCACCGAGGCGATCGTGGCCCCGCGCGTCCTCGACGCCACACGCTGCCTCTCGTACCTGAGCATCGAGTACAAGCCCGATCCGCCCCCCGAGCTCGATGGACGGTGGGCGGAGTGGGCCTTCGGCTGCGACATCTGCAACAGCGTCTGCCCCTGGAACGAGAAGTTTGCGGAGCCGACGACGATTGCCGACTTCCGCCGCCGCCCGCACCCCGACCGTCGTGATCCCGCTGCGTTCGACACCCTCGACGACGCGGAATTCACCCGGCGCTACGCCGATTCACCCCTGGCGCGTCCCGGTCTGGTCCGGATGCGCCGCAACGTGCGGCACGCCACGGCGGGCCGCCAGGATGCCGAGTCATGA
- a CDS encoding VOC family protein produces MTVTLHSIAIFVHDIDKALKFYNHQLGLPVGKQGSFGFELLEHAPHVGVHPAQHPDAKAMVGRHTGITFEVDDLLALSSKLLAEGVTFLAEPAQQGFGMMAMVKDPDGNVMALWEDNVSQVVAEGPPA; encoded by the coding sequence ATGACCGTCACGCTCCACTCCATCGCGATCTTCGTCCACGACATCGACAAGGCGCTGAAGTTCTACAACCACCAATTGGGGCTCCCGGTCGGGAAGCAGGGCTCCTTCGGCTTCGAGTTGCTCGAGCACGCGCCGCACGTCGGCGTGCATCCGGCACAGCATCCCGATGCCAAGGCGATGGTGGGGCGTCACACCGGGATCACCTTCGAGGTCGATGATCTCCTCGCGCTGTCGTCGAAGCTGCTCGCGGAGGGGGTGACCTTCCTTGCGGAGCCGGCGCAGCAGGGCTTCGGGATGATGGCGATGGTGAAGGACCCCGATGGCAACGTGATGGCGCTGTGGGAAGACAACGTCTCGCAGGTCGTGGCCGAGGGGCCACCCGCATGA
- a CDS encoding low specificity L-threonine aldolase produces MSVAREFASDNTAPAHPAVLEAMAAANHGPAHAYGADAWTAKAVAWFRDQFGGDTAVFPVWNGTGANVVSLRALTRPYHAVLCTQHSHIQVDECGAPELHTGCKLVDLPSADARITPAQLRAAVRGIGNEHAVQPHVLSLTQTTEYGTAYSVAHLTELCGVAHELGLRVHMDGARIANAAATLGVPMRAFTRDAGVDVLSFGATKNGGINAEAVLVFDPALAAELPFLRKQSAQLASKMRFQSAQFLALAEGEVWLENARHANAMAGRLEAGLRGIAGVTITQPVEANAVFAVLPTAVTTALQERFHFYVWNETSGEVRLMASWATQPENVDEFVTAIAAAMLDHRSSTIDHR; encoded by the coding sequence ATGAGCGTGGCGCGCGAGTTTGCCTCCGACAACACCGCCCCGGCGCATCCTGCCGTCCTCGAGGCGATGGCCGCGGCCAACCACGGCCCGGCCCACGCCTACGGCGCCGATGCATGGACGGCGAAGGCGGTGGCATGGTTCCGCGACCAGTTCGGCGGTGACACCGCGGTCTTTCCGGTCTGGAATGGCACCGGCGCGAACGTCGTCTCGCTGCGCGCGCTGACCCGGCCGTACCACGCGGTGCTCTGCACCCAGCATTCGCATATCCAGGTGGATGAGTGCGGCGCGCCGGAACTGCACACGGGCTGCAAGCTGGTCGACTTGCCCTCGGCCGATGCGCGGATCACGCCGGCGCAGTTGCGGGCCGCAGTGCGCGGCATCGGCAACGAGCACGCCGTGCAGCCGCACGTGCTCTCGCTGACGCAGACCACCGAGTACGGCACCGCGTACTCGGTGGCGCACCTCACGGAGCTGTGTGGCGTGGCGCACGAGCTGGGGCTGCGGGTGCACATGGACGGCGCGCGGATCGCCAACGCCGCCGCCACCCTTGGCGTGCCGATGCGCGCCTTCACGCGGGACGCGGGCGTCGATGTCCTCTCCTTTGGCGCGACGAAGAACGGTGGCATCAACGCCGAGGCGGTGCTGGTCTTCGATCCGGCGCTGGCGGCCGAATTGCCCTTTCTGCGCAAGCAGTCCGCGCAACTGGCGTCGAAGATGCGCTTCCAGTCGGCACAGTTCCTGGCCTTGGCCGAGGGCGAGGTGTGGCTGGAGAACGCGCGGCACGCCAACGCGATGGCGGGACGGCTCGAGGCGGGGCTTCGCGGAATCGCGGGCGTCACCATCACCCAGCCGGTCGAGGCGAACGCGGTCTTCGCGGTGCTGCCGACCGCCGTGACGACGGCGCTGCAGGAGCGCTTCCACTTCTATGTCTGGAACGAGACCAGCGGCGAAGTGCGCCTGATGGCGAGCTGGGCGACGCAGCCGGAGAACGTGGATGAATTCGTGACTGCGATCGCAGCGGCGATGCTCGACCATCGATCATCGACCATCGATCATCGATGA